In Nocardia yunnanensis, one DNA window encodes the following:
- a CDS encoding type VII secretion target, translated as MRVSVQELKAAATTIDGLADEVGKVSLSDDTAGAYMLMGELRAGPATAAALPSVEPAERQAVSVAVGRYQEIAAIMRTSASWYLDTDVQIAARFDAIEDLNSGVMPQ; from the coding sequence GTGCGGGTTTCAGTCCAGGAGCTGAAGGCGGCGGCAACGACCATCGATGGACTCGCGGACGAGGTCGGCAAGGTCTCCTTGTCGGACGACACGGCCGGTGCCTACATGTTGATGGGTGAGTTACGGGCGGGCCCGGCAACTGCCGCGGCGCTGCCCTCGGTCGAACCTGCCGAGCGGCAAGCTGTCTCGGTTGCGGTTGGCCGGTATCAGGAAATCGCGGCCATCATGCGTACGTCAGCAAGCTGGTACCTCGACACCGATGTCCAGATAGCAGCCCGGTTCGATGCCATCGAGGACCTGAACAGCGGAGTCATGCCGCAATGA
- the ilvN gene encoding acetolactate synthase small subunit has protein sequence MTTTHTLSVLVEDKPGVLARVASLFSRRGFNIQSLAVGGTEIPEISRMTIVVTVEDLPLEQVTKQLNKLVNVIKIVEQDADSSVARELILVKVRADASVRTQVIESVNLFRAKVIDVSPDALTIEATGTRSKLDALLRMLEPYGIREIVQSGVVAVGRGPKSITATR, from the coding sequence ATGACCACCACCCACACCCTGTCCGTGCTGGTGGAGGACAAGCCCGGCGTGCTGGCGCGCGTGGCGTCGCTGTTCTCCCGCCGCGGCTTCAATATCCAGTCGCTGGCGGTCGGCGGCACCGAGATCCCCGAGATCTCGCGCATGACCATCGTGGTGACCGTGGAGGATCTGCCGCTCGAGCAGGTCACCAAGCAGCTCAACAAGCTGGTGAACGTGATCAAGATCGTCGAGCAGGACGCCGACTCCTCGGTGGCCCGCGAACTGATCCTGGTCAAGGTGCGTGCCGACGCGAGCGTGCGCACCCAGGTCATCGAGTCGGTGAACCTGTTCCGCGCCAAGGTGATCGACGTGTCGCCCGACGCGCTGACCATCGAGGCCACCGGCACCCGCTCCAAGCTGGACGCGCTGCTGCGCATGCTGGAGCCGTACGGTATTCGAGAGATCGTGCAGTCCGGCGTCGTCGCGGTCGGACGTGGGCCGAAGTCCATCACCGCGACTCGTTAG
- a CDS encoding M15 family metallopeptidase, with amino-acid sequence MLASAGLVGGGLTAASTAAQDVSASAQGIPAAAQSLPTAKSIAAGTDGLDPLLAAAYNAAATEAHNAGVPLSITSGYRTPAEQEALWEDGLQTYGSPEAARRWVLPPSESTHVTGQAIDVGPREGAQWLEDNGNHWGLCRMYDNEWWHFELATAPDAPCPPRLPDASDR; translated from the coding sequence ATGCTCGCCAGCGCGGGGCTGGTCGGCGGCGGGTTGACGGCGGCATCCACTGCCGCCCAAGACGTTTCGGCGTCAGCCCAGGGGATTCCGGCCGCCGCCCAAAGCCTTCCGACCGCGAAATCCATCGCGGCCGGCACCGACGGCCTGGACCCGCTGCTGGCCGCCGCCTACAACGCGGCCGCCACCGAGGCCCACAACGCCGGCGTCCCGCTGTCGATCACCTCCGGCTACCGCACCCCCGCCGAACAGGAAGCCCTCTGGGAAGACGGCCTCCAAACCTACGGCAGCCCCGAAGCCGCCCGCCGCTGGGTCCTGCCGCCGAGCGAATCCACCCACGTGACAGGCCAAGCCATCGACGTAGGCCCGCGCGAGGGCGCCCAATGGCTGGAAGACAACGGCAACCACTGGGGCCTGTGCCGCATGTACGACAACGAGTGGTGGCACTTCGAGTTGGCCACGGCCCCCGACGCCCCCTGCCCACCCCGCCTCCCCGACGCCAGCGACCGCTAG
- a CDS encoding metallophosphoesterase family protein, giving the protein MLEPRLRTLWLANAASAGAAVAVRAQRPLFATQRPLFDTEARRQGETVVASDLEVVTVTDRSAVLTWTTRARNRTGRLRPAPAGTEVRLAPADGRGVPRTWYVDGLRTPYHYAEIRDLEPGRAYRFEAWSDAHRATPARTWVTRRSGTPESTGVLTTLTPPPGRLLRTLALANDLHYGEPASGLFAGLFEGLRHSTDEYPDFMLQSALEDLRLPDRAADHLVVAGDLTDSGTAEQSRGVRERLDAWGELGRDYFVCRGNHDIRPPEEPDHWGAVFHERDRLVEYFVGGLRLIGLDTTRPRGAGGTLGAAQLAHLRELLRGEPDRPTVIFGHHPVTRHAAVSNPGGPGFVLDRVNAAALHALYAAAPGVFLHHSGHTHRNRLSRPDSGIGVEFLEVGAVKEYPGGYTLLRVYEGGYMVNFYKTRSEAARRWSTRTRSQYLGLHPDHALGSCLDRNHVVLRDFSGLHGRTGN; this is encoded by the coding sequence ATGCTGGAACCGCGACTTCGGACCCTGTGGCTGGCCAATGCGGCGAGTGCGGGCGCGGCGGTGGCCGTGCGCGCTCAGCGACCGCTGTTCGCCACCCAGCGGCCCCTGTTCGACACCGAGGCGCGACGGCAGGGCGAGACCGTCGTGGCCTCGGATCTGGAAGTGGTGACGGTGACCGACCGCTCGGCCGTCCTCACCTGGACGACCCGGGCGCGCAATCGAACCGGTCGACTGCGCCCCGCGCCCGCCGGCACCGAGGTGCGCCTCGCCCCCGCCGACGGCCGCGGGGTGCCGCGCACCTGGTATGTCGACGGGCTGCGCACCCCCTACCACTACGCGGAGATCCGGGACCTGGAACCGGGACGCGCCTACCGCTTCGAAGCCTGGTCGGACGCCCATCGCGCCACCCCGGCGCGGACATGGGTGACGCGCCGGTCCGGAACACCCGAATCCACCGGTGTACTCACCACTCTCACGCCGCCGCCGGGTCGGTTGCTGCGTACCCTCGCCCTGGCCAATGACCTGCACTACGGCGAACCGGCCAGCGGGCTGTTCGCCGGGTTGTTCGAGGGCTTGCGGCACAGCACCGACGAATACCCGGACTTCATGCTGCAGTCCGCCCTCGAGGACTTGCGACTGCCGGATCGGGCCGCCGACCACCTGGTTGTCGCGGGGGATCTCACCGATTCGGGGACCGCGGAACAGTCGCGCGGAGTCCGGGAACGCCTCGACGCCTGGGGCGAACTCGGGCGCGACTACTTCGTGTGCCGGGGCAATCACGACATTCGCCCGCCCGAGGAGCCCGATCACTGGGGCGCGGTCTTCCATGAAAGAGACCGTCTGGTCGAGTATTTCGTCGGCGGGTTGCGGCTCATCGGACTCGACACCACCCGCCCGCGCGGCGCGGGCGGCACCCTCGGCGCGGCGCAGCTCGCGCACCTGCGCGAACTGCTGCGCGGCGAACCCGACCGGCCGACAGTGATTTTCGGCCATCACCCGGTGACCCGGCATGCGGCCGTGAGCAATCCGGGCGGACCCGGATTCGTGCTCGACCGCGTCAATGCCGCCGCGCTGCACGCGCTGTACGCGGCCGCGCCCGGGGTGTTCCTGCACCACAGCGGGCACACCCACCGGAATCGGTTGAGCCGGCCGGATTCCGGGATCGGGGTGGAATTCCTCGAGGTGGGCGCGGTCAAGGAGTATCCGGGCGGATACACGCTGCTACGCGTCTACGAGGGCGGATACATGGTGAACTTCTACAAGACGCGCTCGGAGGCGGCGCGCCGATGGAGTACCCGCACCCGCAGCCAATACCTGGGACTGCACCCCGATCACGCGCTCGGCAGCTGCCTGGATCGCAATCATGTTGTGCTGCGCGACTTCTCGGGACTGCACGGCCGCACCGGGAACTGA
- the ilvC gene encoding ketol-acid reductoisomerase, with amino-acid sequence MFYDDDADLSIIQGKKVAVIGYGSQGHAHSLSLRDSGVDVRIGLKEGSKSRAKAEEAGLTVGTPAEVAEWADVIMVLAPDTAQASIFTNDIEPHLKDGDALFFGHGLNIHFGLIKAPANVTVGMVAPKGPGHLVRRQFVDGKGVPALIAIDQDPTGNGQALALSYAKGIGGTRAGVIKTTFKEETETDLFGEQAVLCGGTEELVKTGFEVMVEAGYAPEMAYFEVLHELKLIVDLMYEGGIARMNYSVSDTAEFGGYLSGPRVIDAGTKERMKAILTDIQDGTFVKRLVANVEGGNKELEGLRKANAEHPIEVTGAKLRGLMSWVDRPITETA; translated from the coding sequence ATGTTCTACGACGACGATGCCGATCTGTCGATCATCCAGGGCAAGAAGGTCGCGGTCATCGGCTACGGCTCGCAGGGCCACGCGCATTCGCTGAGCCTGCGCGATTCCGGCGTCGACGTGCGCATCGGCCTCAAGGAGGGCTCGAAGTCCCGCGCCAAGGCCGAGGAAGCCGGCTTGACCGTCGGCACGCCGGCCGAGGTCGCCGAGTGGGCCGACGTCATCATGGTGCTGGCGCCCGACACCGCGCAGGCGTCGATCTTCACCAACGACATCGAGCCGCACCTCAAGGACGGCGACGCGCTGTTCTTCGGCCACGGCCTCAACATCCACTTCGGTCTGATCAAGGCTCCGGCCAACGTCACCGTCGGTATGGTCGCCCCCAAGGGCCCCGGCCACCTGGTGCGCCGCCAGTTCGTCGACGGCAAGGGCGTTCCCGCCCTGATCGCCATCGACCAGGATCCGACCGGCAACGGCCAGGCGCTGGCCCTGTCCTACGCCAAGGGCATCGGCGGCACCCGCGCGGGCGTCATCAAGACCACCTTCAAGGAAGAGACCGAGACCGACCTCTTCGGTGAGCAGGCCGTGCTCTGCGGCGGCACCGAGGAACTGGTCAAGACCGGTTTCGAGGTCATGGTCGAGGCCGGTTACGCGCCGGAGATGGCCTACTTCGAGGTGCTGCACGAGCTCAAGCTGATCGTCGACCTGATGTACGAGGGCGGCATCGCCCGCATGAACTACTCGGTGTCCGACACCGCCGAGTTCGGTGGCTACCTGTCGGGCCCGCGCGTCATCGACGCCGGCACCAAGGAGCGCATGAAGGCGATCCTGACCGACATCCAGGACGGCACCTTCGTCAAGCGCCTGGTCGCCAATGTCGAGGGCGGCAACAAGGAGCTCGAGGGTCTGCGCAAGGCCAACGCCGAGCACCCGATCGAGGTCACCGGCGCCAAGCTGCGCGGCCTGATGAGCTGGGTCGACCGCCCGATCACCGAAACCGCGTAA
- a CDS encoding NACHT and WD repeat domain-containing protein, protein MPGEAIEGNTPRAEFAQRLTQLWEFAGNPTLQRVADAANQRMAAAAGPGAKKVNAQRLSDWRRGRNLPAKFDTVRPVLLTVIELARKSDAPAGLLNLNFWRQLWVKSVAWTPDSSCPYRGLESFRAGDARLFFGRDRAIADLVALVEQTAADGGGITVLLGASGAGKSSLLAAGLIPHLGPEWSAAQCTPGARPIENLATALAAIGGERRLLVIDQFEELFTAGAEDSEIAAFLDALSGLDDGVTAVLGIRADFFARCLDHPVLAAAINRRGYVLGAMGEAELSDAIGEPAHTAGLKLDNGLTELIITELLGLGGHDGSGTLPLLSHVMEATWQRRDGNRLTIAGYREVGGVAGSVAKTAEDAWQELGPAARAAAQDLMPALVSVGQGTRDTRRQVPPAELLAHAADPDAAVVALETLSRARLLTLDRDTAALTHEIVLDAWPRLRARIDADREGLMIRQRAETDAQEWITGGRNRTLLYRGDRLRRARAQRRGMSSTGGGFIDAAVTHRRRQLWLQSGLALVLVALLVAALAGYIDNTLTTRERDQAFFARILSDADQLQGSDPTLSAELTALATQSHPDDPDVVSRLIAGQTLPVAGTFVDRHGTVSAPTYLDKGLLATAGADGFIRLWHVDQPGAVTRAGQDIAENGEHVVDIAAKASVVVSGSTDHSVRIRDLTDPDHPKILATLDTGGPVERVAISHDGRLAAAAHGHDITLWDIGDIARPQPIPTTYPHDGSVVDMWFTAGDRALITGTETKLNVLATTDTATLWPVDRNQPTAHGTVVATSSGQLRLAANGDGSLLAIGNSTVEHQDSMPADSEVTIERVDDPNHPVVATPPFSIGPLAELKDMAMSPDGTMLAVLRPLGLSLWNLTDPVHPALRWSPLTGRSVTCPGTARNRGCTAQTIRARFGPDNRTLTLGLQGGTVQQWSLPASVLQGPAAQTLPLAVSPDGKRLLVTGSGSDARVFDISDPDTVRLVNTIPKPGYESAYSLVPTPTISFDGKYVGLPVHGTMTIIDVSQPGETRTVAGFPDAISLAFFHDRAMVLVAYGGLSPRLEVWDVTTPDAPMKRGQPIYVQDSAKLLDTGLNGAVSRDGRVMVLVSNKLQTWQLTNLSTKPTGSIDLDWTGHGRGVAIGPDDKVVAMGSDGGALRLFDIADPARITPLGDPIPATGNTISSLDISADGRHLAIGGTDSTVRLWSFTDPKHPKPQGVSLTPENSSSWQLAFDPSADYLFGAGDDGALRVWNLDPRAALRRICTLTRTTIDDDLAAHYPDKKLPALCR, encoded by the coding sequence GTGCCGGGGGAAGCCATCGAGGGCAATACGCCCCGCGCGGAATTCGCGCAACGATTGACTCAATTGTGGGAATTCGCGGGGAATCCGACCCTGCAGCGGGTCGCGGACGCGGCCAATCAGCGCATGGCGGCGGCCGCCGGTCCGGGCGCGAAGAAGGTGAACGCCCAACGCCTCAGCGATTGGCGGCGCGGACGGAATCTGCCCGCGAAATTCGACACCGTGCGGCCGGTCCTGCTCACCGTCATCGAACTCGCCCGAAAATCCGATGCACCGGCGGGTCTGCTCAACCTGAACTTCTGGCGGCAGCTGTGGGTGAAATCGGTGGCGTGGACGCCGGACTCGTCCTGTCCCTACCGTGGCCTGGAGTCCTTCCGCGCCGGGGACGCCCGCCTGTTCTTCGGCCGCGACCGCGCCATCGCCGATCTGGTGGCGCTGGTCGAACAGACCGCCGCCGACGGTGGCGGGATCACCGTGCTGCTCGGCGCGTCCGGCGCGGGCAAATCCTCGCTGCTGGCCGCCGGGCTGATCCCGCACCTGGGCCCGGAATGGTCTGCCGCCCAATGCACTCCGGGCGCGCGGCCGATCGAGAACCTCGCGACCGCGCTCGCGGCAATCGGCGGGGAGCGTCGCCTGCTGGTCATCGACCAGTTCGAGGAACTGTTCACCGCCGGCGCGGAGGACAGCGAGATCGCCGCCTTCCTCGACGCCCTGTCCGGACTCGACGACGGTGTCACCGCGGTGCTCGGCATTCGCGCCGACTTCTTCGCCCGCTGCCTCGACCACCCGGTGCTCGCCGCGGCCATCAACCGCCGCGGCTATGTGCTCGGCGCCATGGGCGAGGCCGAATTGTCCGACGCCATCGGCGAACCCGCGCACACCGCCGGCCTCAAACTCGACAACGGCCTCACCGAGCTGATCATCACCGAACTGCTCGGCCTCGGCGGTCACGACGGCTCCGGCACCCTGCCGCTGCTGTCGCACGTCATGGAGGCCACCTGGCAGCGCCGCGACGGCAACCGCCTCACCATCGCCGGGTACCGGGAGGTCGGCGGCGTCGCCGGGTCGGTCGCCAAGACCGCCGAGGACGCCTGGCAGGAACTCGGTCCGGCCGCCCGCGCGGCCGCCCAGGACCTCATGCCGGCCCTGGTCAGCGTCGGCCAGGGTACCCGCGACACCCGCCGCCAGGTCCCGCCCGCCGAACTCCTCGCCCACGCCGCCGATCCCGACGCCGCCGTCGTCGCCCTCGAAACCCTCTCCCGCGCCCGCCTGCTCACCCTCGACCGCGACACCGCCGCCCTCACCCACGAGATCGTCCTCGACGCCTGGCCGCGCCTGCGCGCCAGGATCGACGCCGACCGCGAGGGCCTGATGATCCGCCAGCGCGCGGAAACCGATGCGCAGGAATGGATTACCGGCGGCCGCAACCGCACCCTGCTCTACCGCGGCGACCGGCTGCGCCGCGCCCGCGCGCAACGGCGCGGAATGTCGAGCACCGGCGGCGGATTCATCGATGCGGCGGTCACCCATCGCCGCCGGCAACTGTGGCTGCAGTCGGGGCTGGCGCTGGTGCTGGTCGCCCTGCTGGTGGCGGCGCTGGCCGGCTACATCGACAACACGCTCACCACCCGGGAACGTGATCAGGCGTTCTTCGCTCGCATCCTCAGCGACGCCGATCAGCTGCAGGGCAGCGATCCGACCTTGTCGGCCGAGCTGACCGCCCTGGCCACCCAGTCCCATCCGGACGATCCGGATGTGGTGTCGAGGCTGATCGCCGGTCAAACGCTGCCCGTGGCAGGTACTTTCGTCGATCGGCACGGCACCGTGTCGGCACCGACCTATCTGGACAAGGGGTTGCTCGCGACGGCCGGAGCCGATGGATTCATCCGGCTCTGGCATGTCGATCAGCCGGGAGCTGTGACCAGGGCCGGGCAGGACATCGCCGAAAACGGCGAACACGTCGTGGACATCGCCGCGAAAGCGTCGGTCGTGGTCTCCGGAAGTACCGATCACAGCGTGCGAATCCGCGATCTCACCGATCCCGACCATCCGAAAATCCTGGCGACCTTGGACACGGGCGGGCCGGTGGAGCGGGTCGCGATATCGCACGACGGGCGGCTCGCCGCGGCCGCGCACGGACACGACATCACGCTGTGGGACATCGGGGATATCGCTCGGCCGCAACCCATCCCGACCACTTATCCGCACGACGGCTCCGTCGTCGACATGTGGTTCACCGCCGGCGATCGCGCGCTGATCACCGGGACCGAGACGAAGCTGAATGTGCTCGCGACGACCGACACCGCGACCCTCTGGCCGGTCGATCGCAACCAGCCCACCGCCCACGGGACGGTCGTCGCCACCAGTTCGGGCCAGCTGCGGTTGGCCGCCAATGGTGATGGCTCCTTGCTGGCGATCGGCAATTCCACTGTCGAGCACCAGGATTCCATGCCCGCCGACAGCGAGGTGACCATCGAGCGCGTCGACGATCCGAATCATCCTGTCGTAGCGACCCCGCCGTTCTCCATCGGCCCGCTGGCCGAACTGAAGGACATGGCCATGAGCCCGGACGGCACGATGCTGGCCGTTCTCCGCCCTTTGGGTCTGAGCCTGTGGAATCTGACCGACCCGGTGCATCCCGCCCTCCGATGGTCGCCGCTCACGGGTAGGTCGGTGACTTGTCCGGGGACTGCCCGCAATCGGGGTTGCACCGCCCAGACGATTCGGGCCCGATTCGGTCCGGACAACCGAACGCTGACCCTCGGGCTGCAAGGGGGAACGGTCCAGCAGTGGTCGTTGCCGGCCTCGGTGTTACAGGGGCCCGCCGCGCAGACCCTTCCGCTGGCGGTCAGTCCCGACGGCAAGCGCCTGCTGGTCACCGGAAGCGGTTCGGATGCACGGGTCTTCGACATCAGCGACCCGGACACTGTGCGGCTGGTCAACACCATCCCCAAACCCGGTTACGAGTCGGCGTATTCGCTCGTGCCAACTCCGACGATCAGTTTCGACGGGAAGTACGTCGGGCTTCCGGTCCACGGCACGATGACGATCATCGATGTCTCGCAGCCGGGCGAAACCCGTACCGTGGCCGGCTTTCCCGATGCGATCTCGCTGGCCTTCTTCCACGATCGCGCCATGGTGCTGGTTGCCTACGGCGGACTCTCGCCGCGGCTCGAGGTGTGGGACGTCACCACACCGGACGCCCCGATGAAACGTGGCCAGCCGATCTATGTGCAGGATTCGGCGAAGCTGCTCGACACCGGGCTCAACGGGGCGGTCAGCCGGGACGGACGCGTGATGGTGTTGGTGTCCAACAAGCTGCAGACCTGGCAGCTGACCAACCTCAGTACCAAACCGACCGGCAGCATCGACCTGGATTGGACCGGCCACGGCCGCGGAGTGGCCATCGGCCCCGACGACAAGGTGGTCGCGATGGGCTCGGACGGTGGGGCACTGCGCCTCTTCGATATCGCCGATCCCGCCCGCATCACCCCACTCGGCGACCCGATACCGGCTACCGGGAATACCATTTCGTCGCTGGACATCAGTGCGGACGGACGGCATCTGGCGATCGGCGGTACCGACTCGACGGTTCGCCTGTGGTCGTTCACCGATCCCAAGCATCCCAAGCCCCAAGGGGTTTCTCTGACGCCGGAGAACTCCTCTTCATGGCAGCTGGCTTTCGACCCGAGTGCGGACTATCTGTTCGGCGCGGGTGACGACGGGGCGCTGCGGGTGTGGAATCTCGATCCCCGGGCGGCCCTGCGCCGCATCTGCACCCTCACCCGCACCACCATCGACGACGATCTCGCCGCGCATTACCCGGACAAGAAGCTGCCCGCGCTCTGCCGTTGA
- a CDS encoding RDD family protein — protein sequence MFRGPGRDRPPTRIPERKTGIRVRAADSRSLPWRPAGRRPRVFRNPVRASGPRPSRRSPGSRHESTARPTAVELPSGRFHPARSGARLAARALDAIIVGIPVTLLAILISSSSDSGYASESSGTVAATLLVVASGVALSGLYEISFVAVGGRTPGKRALGLRVVNADTATPPCDGTGTGPAFTRWATLIIPGVLTGGLWTLLCALSCLRGGPGHQGWHDRTAFTYVIAER from the coding sequence GTGTTTCGGGGTCCGGGCCGTGACCGGCCGCCCACGCGAATTCCGGAGCGGAAAACCGGAATCCGCGTCCGAGCAGCCGATTCCCGCAGCCTCCCATGGCGACCGGCCGGTCGGCGGCCGAGGGTGTTTCGCAACCCGGTCCGAGCCTCGGGCCCGCGACCTTCACGCCGTTCACCCGGGAGCCGCCATGAGTCCACCGCACGACCCACCGCCGTCGAGCTGCCGTCCGGCCGTTTTCACCCCGCCCGATCAGGCGCGCGGCTGGCGGCACGGGCACTCGATGCGATCATCGTGGGAATTCCCGTCACCCTGCTCGCGATCCTGATCTCGAGTTCCTCGGATTCCGGATATGCCAGCGAAAGTTCCGGCACCGTCGCGGCGACATTGCTCGTCGTCGCCTCGGGGGTCGCCCTGAGCGGACTCTACGAAATATCGTTCGTCGCCGTCGGCGGCCGCACCCCCGGCAAGCGAGCGCTCGGATTGCGAGTCGTGAACGCCGACACCGCCACTCCCCCGTGCGACGGCACCGGCACCGGCCCCGCCTTCACCCGCTGGGCCACCCTGATCATTCCCGGCGTGCTGACCGGCGGTCTCTGGACACTGCTGTGCGCGCTCTCGTGCCTCCGCGGCGGGCCCGGCCATCAGGGCTGGCACGATCGGACGGCATTCACCTATGTGATCGCCGAACGATAG
- a CDS encoding protein phosphatase 2C domain-containing protein has translation MLEKRRPRGLGAPLVPVRAPLDAEPRPARRRPTELATGAPVIGTRGGAQPYPVLSGLPTALPMLRADGGQLGGRWVAGASIAGQAHRAEGVTGQDSYCAGCCVDGSALVLAVCDGLGYREQTSQVGAELLARLCCAGAAWIVREQALAEGAEALVDAVEQATRRLIEWQRTHLAEWEPAGAHATVLVCRVPVSPDGGPALFARAGDTEAFLLRDDRYASVFPTGTSANDPLSHRNPRDVLEVTAVALDADALILTSDGLAHDIIESPRTREWLAARWSAPCGPHRMLDSLRYRRQSSDDDRTALVTWLHPYTGNSFDDTDPAPTDPR, from the coding sequence ATGCTCGAGAAACGTAGGCCGCGGGGGCTGGGGGCGCCGCTGGTGCCGGTTCGGGCGCCACTCGATGCCGAGCCGCGGCCGGCGCGGCGGCGGCCTACCGAGCTGGCCACGGGGGCGCCGGTGATCGGGACGCGGGGTGGGGCGCAACCGTATCCGGTGTTGTCGGGGCTGCCGACGGCGTTGCCGATGCTGCGGGCGGACGGCGGGCAGTTGGGTGGGCGGTGGGTGGCGGGGGCGAGTATCGCTGGGCAGGCCCATCGGGCCGAGGGGGTTACGGGCCAGGATTCGTACTGTGCGGGTTGCTGTGTGGATGGGTCGGCGCTGGTGCTGGCGGTGTGCGACGGGCTCGGTTATCGCGAGCAGACCTCGCAGGTCGGGGCGGAGCTGCTGGCTCGGTTGTGTTGCGCGGGTGCGGCGTGGATCGTGCGCGAGCAGGCGCTCGCCGAGGGGGCCGAGGCGTTGGTGGACGCGGTCGAGCAGGCCACGCGGCGGCTGATCGAATGGCAGCGCACGCATCTGGCCGAATGGGAGCCCGCCGGGGCGCATGCCACCGTGCTGGTGTGCCGGGTACCGGTGTCGCCCGACGGCGGGCCGGCGCTGTTCGCGCGCGCGGGCGACACCGAGGCGTTCCTGCTGCGCGACGACCGATACGCCTCGGTATTTCCCACCGGCACCTCGGCGAACGACCCACTGTCACACCGCAACCCGCGTGACGTCCTGGAAGTGACCGCGGTCGCGCTCGACGCCGACGCGCTCATCCTCACCAGCGACGGCCTCGCCCACGACATCATCGAGTCCCCCCGCACCCGCGAATGGCTCGCCGCCCGCTGGTCGGCCCCCTGCGGTCCGCACCGCATGCTCGATTCCCTGCGCTACCGCCGCCAATCCTCCGACGACGACCGCACCGCCCTGGTGACCTGGCTGCACCCCTACACCGGCAACTCGTTCGACGACACCGACCCCGCCCCTACCGACCCGCGCTGA